The genomic region CTCGGTCGCGTGCTCGATCTCCGGTACGCCCCCGAACTCCAGTTCCACTACGACGACTCGTACGACCGGGGGGCACGGATCGACGCGCTCCTCAAGGGGATCGCGGGCGGGGAGGAACGGCCCGATGAGGGGTGACATCGAAGCGGTCTGCCGCGTCCTGCGGGAGATGGACCGGTTCCTGATCGCCTGCCACGAGAACCCCGAGGGCGACGCCATCGGCTCCGAGCTCGCGCTGGCCCTCGCGCTCCGGAAGATGGGGAAGACCGCCGTCGTCCTGAACTCCGACCCCGTCCCGGGCAACCTGCTCTTCCTCCCCGGCGCCGACACCGTGGTGTTCGAGGAGGACGGGTCGAAATACGACGTCGCGGTCGTGGTCGACTGCGGCTCCCCCGATCGGACGGGTCGGGTCGGGGTCGAACTGCTGAAGTGCCCCCTCCTCGTCAACATCGACCACCACCGCACCAACGGCGACCGCGGGGAGCTCTCGCTCGTGGACCCCGACGCCGCCGCGACCGGTCTCCTGGTCCATCGAGTCCTCTCCGCCATGGGGTACGACTTCGACCTCGCCGTGGCGGTCAACATCTACGTCGCGGTTCTCACCGACACCGGCTCGTTCCACTACGGCAGCTCTTCGCCGGAGGCGTTCCAGGTGGCGGGGGATATGGTCCGGCGCGGCGTGGATCCGTGGGCCGTGGCGGAGCAGGTGTACGAGACGCAGAGCGCGTGGCGGCTCCGCCTCCTCGGCCGGGTGCTCGCGTCCCTCGAGGTCGTCGCGGGGGGGAAGGTCGCCTCCATCACCACGATGCGCTCGGATCTTTCGGAGTTCGCGGCGGGGAAGGACGCGCTCGAGGGGTTCATCAACTACCCCCGGTCCATCGTCGGGGTCGAGGTCGCCGTCTCCTTCCGCGAGGAGGAGGGGGACGTGTTCCGGGTGAGCTTCCGGTCGAAGGGGCGCGTCGACGTCTCCGCGGTGGCGTCGCGCTTCGGCGGAGGCGGCCATCGGAACGCCGCCGGCTGCACCGTCCCCGGGTCCCTGGCCGAGGTGAAGCGGAAGGTGTTCGAGGCCCTCGGTACCGCGCTCCCGTGACGGCGGGCGTTCTCGTCCTGGACAAGCCGGGGGGGATCACGTCGTTCGACGCGGTGCGGGCGGCGGGCGCGATCCTCCGGGAGCGCAAGTGCGGCCACGCCGGGACCCTCGACCCGATGGCCACCGGGGTCCTTCCGGTGTGCGTCGGGGCCGCCACGAAGATCGCCGGCTACCTGGTGGAGGAGGAGAAGGAGTACGAGGCGGAGTTCGCCCTGGGGGTCGCGACCGACACGGGCGACGCCACGGGGAAGCCGACGGAGGAACGCCCCGGGGCGACCGCGTCGGAACCGGAAGTGGCCGCCGCGCTCTCCGGACTGGTCGGGACCTTCCCGCAGGTCCCGCCGGCCTACTCCGCCGTGAAGGTGGGGGGCGTCCGCTCCTACGCGCTCGCCCGGAAAGGGAAGGAGGTTCCGCTTCCCCCCCGGACGGTCACGGTCCGGGAGGCCCGGCTCCTCTCCTGGACCCCCGGGGGTTTCCGGGCGCACATCGCGTGCTCGAAAGGATTCTACGTGCGGGCCCTGCCGCGTGACCTGGGGGAGCGGCTCGGCGTGCCGATGACGGTCGCGGCCCTTCGCCGGACCCGAGTGGGCGATTTCCGGATCGAGGACGCCGTCACGCTCGATGGGCTGCGGGAGCTTTCCGCCCGCGGCGCGGCGTCCGGCGCGCTGATCCCGATCGCGAAGGCGCTGTCCGGGATGCCGCACCGGGTCGTCCCGGACGAGGCGGTACCGGCCGTTCGGAACGGCCGGCTTTCCGGGGAATGGCTCGTCCGGCTCGCGGCGGAGGTCCGGGAGGACACGGCGCTTCTCGTGACGCGGGAAGAGGAGCCGCTCTCGATCGTGGGGCGCGGTTCCCAGGGGATCTGGAAGATCCTGCGGGGCATGTAATTTACTTGCCGCGCGCATTGTGGTATAAAGAAAATCTTCAATAAAACGGAACGGTTCCATGGGAATGAAAGGAGAAGGTCACAAGGACATGAGCCTGGTCACGGAGAAGAAGAAGGACATCATCGGAAAGTTTCGTGTGCACGAGTCGGACACCGGCTCCCCCGAGGTCCAGATCGCGCTCCTGACGGAGCGGATCAACATGATCACGGACCACCTGAAATCGCACACCAAGGACTTCAACTCCCGGCGCGGGCTCCTCAAGCTCGTCGGGCAGCGCCGCCGCCTGCTGGACTACCTGAAGTCCAAGGAGTCGATGCGGTACAAGGCGGTGGTCGAGTCCCTCGGCCTGCGCAAGTAGCCCCGTACGTTTTCGACATCACCCGACCAACATAAACCGCGGCCCCGCCGGGGGCCGAACCGAGAAGGGAAGAACACACCGTGGGAAACGTGTACGAAACGGAAATCTCCGGACGCAAATTGTCCATCGAATCGGGCCGTTGGGCCAAGCAGGCGGGAGGCGCGGCCGTCGTGCAGTACGGCGAATCGGTCGTCATCGTCACCGCGTGCGCAACCGAGCAGCCGAGGCCCGGGATCGACTTCCTTCCCCTGGTGGTCGACTACGTGGAGAAGACCTTCGCCGTGGGGAAGATCCCCGGCGGCTTCTTCAAGCGCGAGGGGAGGCTGTCCGAGTTCGAGGTGCTCACCTCCCGCCTGATCGACCGCCCCATCCGCCCCCTCTTCCCGAAAGGGTTCTACAACGAGATCCAGGTGATCGCCACCGTCCTCTCCGCCGACAAGGAGAACGACACGGCCATCCTCGCGATGATCGGGGCGTCCGCCGCGTTGTCCATCTCCGAGATCCCGTTCGCGGGCCCCATCGCGGGCGCGCGGGTCGGGCGGATCGACGGGGAGCTCGTGATCAACCCCCGGATCCCCGACCTGGAGCGGAGCGACATCAACATCTTCGTCGCCGGCAGCCGGGACGCGATCCTGATGGTCGAGGGAGGGGCGAGCGAAGTCCCGGAGGAGGAGGTGCTGGACGCCATCCTCTTCGCGCACCGCTCCCTGGTCCCCGTCCTCGACCTGCAGGAGCGGATGGCGAAGGAGATCGGCAAGGAGAAGAGGGCGTTCGAGAAGAAGGAGCTCCCGGAAGAGGACGCGAAAAAGGTCGCCGCCATCGCCGCGTCGCCGCTGGCCGAGGCGTACGCGATCCTGGCGAAGCAGGACCGGCGCCGGAGGGTCGAGGAGATCTCCGAACAGGTCCGTTCGGCCTTCGGCGAGGAGGAGCGCGCGGAGAAGGCCGCCCTCATCGCGGACGCGTTCAAGAGCCTCGAGAAGAAGGTCGTCCGCGGGAAGATCACGAAGGAGCGGAAGCGGATCGACGGCCGCGGCCTCTCCGACGTCCGGAACATCAGCTGCGAGGTCGGCGTGCTCCCGAGGACCCACGGCTCCGCCGTCTTCACGCGCGGCGAGACGCAGGTCCTGGTCACCGCCACCCTGGGGACCTCCCAGGACGAGCAGCGGATCGACTCGATCCTGGGCGACACCACCAAGGCGTTCATGCTCCACTACAACTTCCCGCCGTTCAGCGTCGGGGAGGTCAAGATGCTGCGCGCCCCCGGACGCCGCGAAGTGGGGCACGGCGCGCTGGCCGAGCGGGCGGTCGCCAAGGTCCTCCCCGGGGGGGCCGATTTCCCCTACACGGTCCGCGTGGTCTCCGAGGTGCTCGAGTCCAACGGCTCCTCCTCCATGGCGACCGTCTGCGGGTCGTCGCTGGCCATGATGGACGCGGGAGTGCCCGTCAGCGGGGCCGTGTCCGGGATCGCCATGGGGCTCATCAAGGAAGGGGACGACATCGCGGTCCTCTCCGACATCCTCGGGGACGAGGATCACCTGGGCGACATGGACTTCAAGGTCGCGGGTACCGGGAACGGGGTCACCGCCATCCAGATGGACATCAAGATCGGGGGGGTCAGCCGCGACATCATGCTGACCGCGCTGCGCCAGGCGCGCGAGGGGCGCCTCCACATCCTGGGGAAGATGAACGCGGTCCTTCCCGAGCACCGTCCCGAGCTCTCCCCGTTCGCGCCGCGGATCTACGTCATGATGGTCAAGACCGACAAGATCCGCGAGATCATCGGCCCGGGAGGCAAGGTCATCCGGGGCATCCAGGAGCAGACCGGCGTCAAGATCGACATCGAGGACGACGGCACGGTCAAGATCGCAGCGGTCGACCAGGACTCCGCGCGCGCCGCCATCTCGATCATCGAGGGGATCACGCAGGAGCCCGAGGTGGGAAGGGTCTACCCGGGGCGGGTTCGCAAGATCATGGAATTCGGCGCCTTCGTGGAGATCTTCCCCGGGACCGACGGCCTGCTGCACGTCTCGCAGATCTCGAAGCACCGGGTCAACGTGGCGGATTGCTTCAAGGAGGGGGACGAGGTCACCGTCCGCGTCCTCGAGGTCGACCGCGACGGCAAGATCCGCCTCACCCACAAGGAGTTCGAGGAGGAGGGGCGTTTCAAGGCGGCCACCGGACCGCCGCCTTCCTCCGACAAGGAGGGCGGCGGCAGGGACCGCGACCGGGACCGGGGCCGCGGGGGACCGAGGGGACGCCGGTAATCGGTCGACGTCGATGACCGTCGAACGAACCGTCCTCGACAACGGAATCGCCATAGTCACCGAGCAGGTGCCGTACCTGCGGTCCGCGACGGTCGGGATCTGGGTCCCGGTCGGCTCGCGGGCCGAGACGCCCGCGGACAGCGGGATCGCCCACTGCATCGAGCACATGCTCTTCAAGGGCACGCCCCGCCGGAAGGCGATCGACATCTCGCGGGCCATCGAATCGGTCGGCGGGACGATGAACGCCTACACCTCTCGCGAGTACACCTACTTCTTCGCCAAATCCATGGAGAAGGATTTCCCGCTCCTCGTGGACCTCCTCTCCGACATCTACCGCCAC from Deltaproteobacteria bacterium harbors:
- a CDS encoding bifunctional oligoribonuclease/PAP phosphatase NrnA; translated protein: MRGDIEAVCRVLREMDRFLIACHENPEGDAIGSELALALALRKMGKTAVVLNSDPVPGNLLFLPGADTVVFEEDGSKYDVAVVVDCGSPDRTGRVGVELLKCPLLVNIDHHRTNGDRGELSLVDPDAAATGLLVHRVLSAMGYDFDLAVAVNIYVAVLTDTGSFHYGSSSPEAFQVAGDMVRRGVDPWAVAEQVYETQSAWRLRLLGRVLASLEVVAGGKVASITTMRSDLSEFAAGKDALEGFINYPRSIVGVEVAVSFREEEGDVFRVSFRSKGRVDVSAVASRFGGGGHRNAAGCTVPGSLAEVKRKVFEALGTALP
- the truB gene encoding tRNA pseudouridine(55) synthase TruB, whose translation is MTAGVLVLDKPGGITSFDAVRAAGAILRERKCGHAGTLDPMATGVLPVCVGAATKIAGYLVEEEKEYEAEFALGVATDTGDATGKPTEERPGATASEPEVAAALSGLVGTFPQVPPAYSAVKVGGVRSYALARKGKEVPLPPRTVTVREARLLSWTPGGFRAHIACSKGFYVRALPRDLGERLGVPMTVAALRRTRVGDFRIEDAVTLDGLRELSARGAASGALIPIAKALSGMPHRVVPDEAVPAVRNGRLSGEWLVRLAAEVREDTALLVTREEEPLSIVGRGSQGIWKILRGM
- the rpsO gene encoding 30S ribosomal protein S15 encodes the protein MSLVTEKKKDIIGKFRVHESDTGSPEVQIALLTERINMITDHLKSHTKDFNSRRGLLKLVGQRRRLLDYLKSKESMRYKAVVESLGLRK
- the pnp gene encoding polyribonucleotide nucleotidyltransferase codes for the protein MGNVYETEISGRKLSIESGRWAKQAGGAAVVQYGESVVIVTACATEQPRPGIDFLPLVVDYVEKTFAVGKIPGGFFKREGRLSEFEVLTSRLIDRPIRPLFPKGFYNEIQVIATVLSADKENDTAILAMIGASAALSISEIPFAGPIAGARVGRIDGELVINPRIPDLERSDINIFVAGSRDAILMVEGGASEVPEEEVLDAILFAHRSLVPVLDLQERMAKEIGKEKRAFEKKELPEEDAKKVAAIAASPLAEAYAILAKQDRRRRVEEISEQVRSAFGEEERAEKAALIADAFKSLEKKVVRGKITKERKRIDGRGLSDVRNISCEVGVLPRTHGSAVFTRGETQVLVTATLGTSQDEQRIDSILGDTTKAFMLHYNFPPFSVGEVKMLRAPGRREVGHGALAERAVAKVLPGGADFPYTVRVVSEVLESNGSSSMATVCGSSLAMMDAGVPVSGAVSGIAMGLIKEGDDIAVLSDILGDEDHLGDMDFKVAGTGNGVTAIQMDIKIGGVSRDIMLTALRQAREGRLHILGKMNAVLPEHRPELSPFAPRIYVMMVKTDKIREIIGPGGKVIRGIQEQTGVKIDIEDDGTVKIAAVDQDSARAAISIIEGITQEPEVGRVYPGRVRKIMEFGAFVEIFPGTDGLLHVSQISKHRVNVADCFKEGDEVTVRVLEVDRDGKIRLTHKEFEEEGRFKAATGPPPSSDKEGGGRDRDRDRGRGGPRGRR